Proteins encoded together in one Pseudomonas sp. ADAK13 window:
- a CDS encoding HAD family hydrolase, which translates to MTSLRSVLPLLLLISLPALATDPLPSWNDGPSKKHIIEFVQAVTAEGSRDYVKPAERIAVFDNDGTLWTEQPAYFEVLFAFDEIKRMAPQHPEWKTTQPFKAVLENDHQALAQSGMEGLLKIIGATHTGLTTDAFIDNAKTWLAQARHPKTGKPYTEMIYQPMLEMLDYLRSQQFKTYIVSGGDTAFMRAFAEVVYGVPPEQVIGSNFVTAFQIKDGAPQVLRTAKLAHNDDGPGKPESIDSIIGRRPVLAFGNSDGDLQMLQWTAAGPGKRFMGLVHHTDAKREWAYDRNSSIGRLDKALDEAKTKGWNVVDMATEWNRIYPFEPAVQKQVQ; encoded by the coding sequence ATGACGTCCCTCCGTTCTGTCCTGCCCCTTCTCCTGCTTATCAGCCTGCCTGCCCTGGCCACCGACCCGCTGCCCTCGTGGAACGACGGCCCGAGCAAAAAACACATCATCGAATTCGTCCAGGCCGTCACTGCCGAAGGCTCCCGGGACTACGTAAAACCGGCCGAGCGCATCGCCGTATTCGATAACGACGGCACGCTGTGGACCGAACAACCGGCGTACTTCGAGGTGCTGTTTGCCTTCGACGAAATCAAGCGCATGGCCCCCCAGCACCCGGAGTGGAAAACCACCCAACCGTTCAAGGCCGTGCTCGAAAACGATCACCAGGCCTTGGCCCAAAGCGGCATGGAAGGCCTGCTGAAAATCATCGGCGCGACCCATACCGGCCTCACCACCGACGCCTTTATCGACAACGCCAAAACCTGGCTCGCCCAGGCCCGCCACCCGAAAACCGGCAAGCCCTACACCGAGATGATCTACCAGCCGATGCTGGAAATGCTCGACTACCTGCGCAGCCAGCAATTCAAGACCTACATCGTTTCCGGCGGCGATACCGCCTTCATGCGCGCCTTTGCCGAAGTGGTCTACGGCGTGCCACCGGAACAGGTGATCGGCTCCAACTTTGTCACCGCCTTCCAGATCAAGGACGGCGCCCCGCAGGTACTGCGTACCGCCAAGCTTGCCCACAACGACGATGGCCCGGGCAAACCGGAAAGCATCGATTCGATCATAGGCCGCCGGCCGGTCCTGGCTTTCGGCAACTCCGACGGCGACCTGCAAATGCTCCAGTGGACGGCCGCAGGCCCGGGCAAGCGCTTCATGGGCCTGGTGCACCACACCGACGCCAAGCGCGAGTGGGCCTATGACCGCAACTCATCGATCGGCCGCCTGGACAAGGCGCTGGATGAAGCAAAGACAAAAGGCTGGAACGTGGTGGACATGGCGACCGAATGGAACCGTATCTACCCCTTCGAGCCGGCTGTGCAAAAGCAGGTGCAATAA
- a CDS encoding arylsulfatase, which produces MTRRCKWLPKLALVAASVMGISALAGAAEKPNILVIFGDDIGQTNISAYSMGVVGYKTPNIDRIAKEGMMFTDYYAENSCTAGRSSFITGQTPLRTGLSKVGIPGAPVGLQKRDITIAQALKGLGYSTGQFGKNHLGDKDEYLPTNHGFDEFFGNLYHLNAEEEPERPYWPKDDAEFVKANTPRGVIHSFADGKIEDTGALTAKRMETIDDETTAAAQAFIKKQAEANKPFFVWMNTTRMHVFTHVRDSMKGQSGMPGNEYADGMLEHDGDVGKLLQTLDDLKIADNTIVVYTTDNGPNQFSWPDAATTPFRNEKDSNWEGAYRVPAIIRWPGKIKPGEVSNEMVSGMDWFPTLLAAAGDADVKDKLLKGWAPTAGGSNFKVHLDGYNQLPYLTGQQPKGARHEFFYFNDDGALVAVRFDNWKVVFAEQRQPGGFRVWSEPFVQLRVPKIFNLRMDPYERADVVSDQYYDWSTKNVYLGAVAVTKSAKFLETFIEYPPSQKPASFSIDQIRAAVDKKIDEKMKANPAQ; this is translated from the coding sequence ATGACTCGCAGATGCAAGTGGCTACCGAAGCTCGCCCTGGTGGCGGCCTCGGTAATGGGGATCTCGGCGTTAGCCGGGGCCGCCGAAAAACCCAATATCCTGGTGATATTCGGTGATGACATCGGGCAAACCAATATCAGCGCGTACTCAATGGGTGTGGTGGGCTACAAGACCCCGAACATCGACCGTATCGCCAAAGAAGGCATGATGTTCACCGATTACTACGCGGAGAACAGCTGCACCGCCGGGCGCTCATCCTTTATCACAGGCCAGACGCCGTTGCGCACAGGCTTGTCCAAGGTGGGGATCCCGGGTGCACCGGTAGGCCTGCAAAAACGCGACATCACCATCGCCCAGGCGCTTAAAGGCCTGGGCTATTCCACCGGGCAATTCGGCAAGAACCACCTGGGGGACAAGGATGAATACCTGCCCACCAACCACGGTTTCGACGAGTTCTTCGGCAACCTGTACCACCTCAACGCCGAAGAAGAGCCGGAGCGTCCGTACTGGCCCAAGGATGACGCCGAGTTCGTCAAGGCCAACACCCCGCGTGGCGTGATCCACAGCTTCGCCGACGGCAAGATCGAAGACACCGGCGCCCTGACCGCCAAGCGCATGGAGACCATCGACGACGAAACCACGGCCGCCGCCCAGGCGTTCATCAAGAAACAGGCCGAAGCCAACAAACCGTTCTTCGTGTGGATGAACACCACGCGCATGCACGTGTTCACCCATGTGCGTGACTCGATGAAGGGCCAGAGCGGCATGCCCGGCAACGAATACGCAGACGGCATGCTGGAGCACGACGGTGATGTGGGCAAACTCCTGCAAACCCTCGACGACCTGAAAATCGCCGACAACACCATCGTGGTCTACACCACCGACAACGGGCCGAACCAGTTCTCGTGGCCGGACGCGGCCACCACGCCGTTCCGCAACGAGAAAGACTCCAACTGGGAAGGCGCCTACCGGGTGCCGGCGATCATTCGTTGGCCAGGCAAGATCAAGCCCGGCGAAGTCTCCAACGAAATGGTCTCGGGCATGGACTGGTTCCCTACCCTGCTGGCCGCCGCGGGTGACGCGGACGTGAAAGACAAGCTGCTCAAGGGCTGGGCCCCGACCGCTGGCGGCAGCAACTTCAAGGTGCACCTGGACGGTTACAACCAACTGCCCTACCTGACCGGCCAACAGCCCAAAGGCGCACGTCACGAGTTCTTCTACTTCAACGACGACGGCGCGCTGGTGGCAGTGCGTTTCGACAACTGGAAAGTGGTGTTCGCCGAACAGCGCCAGCCGGGCGGTTTCCGGGTGTGGAGCGAACCGTTCGTGCAACTGCGGGTGCCGAAGATCTTCAACCTGAGGATGGACCCGTATGAGCGGGCGGACGTGGTGTCTGACCAGTACTACGACTGGAGCACCAAAAACGTCTACCTGGGTGCAGTGGCGGTGACCAAATCGGCGAAGTTCCTCGAGACCTTTATCGAGTACCCGCCGAGCCAGAAACCGGCCAGCTTCAGCATCGACCAGATCCGCGCCGCCGTGGACAAGAAGATTGATGAAAAAATGAAGGCTAACCCGGCGCAATAG
- a CDS encoding fused MFS/spermidine synthase, protein MSSRTAGKPAALAHTSTTLIPALLLFISGMAALVYQVLWIKQLSLVVGVEVYAITTGISGFFAGLALGGLLFGRWADRLSRPLLLYAILEILVAVLGVGATVALSMAASPFAWLEQHIGLLAWVLPFVLVGIPALLMGGTLPVLVRSLDIDPKALGQAGGRLYAANTAGAIAGTLLTAFVLIATFGVRGSALVAAMLNLLAAVGALLYVRQHTPAPLTHTHDTQPARLALVLYAIAGGVALGYEVVWSQSIVQFMSTRTYAFAVVLATYLAGLFIGSQLMARRVERIRDPWGVFGLLIAGAGLVALLEIALLGRWLVLLQTQAEALVLSLGGAELPGMSARFAVAALCIVFVPTLLLGAAFPLALRLSVGSQHVGRDVGAVVAFNTLGGIVGVMLCGFVLIPWLGLVRTLGLLAVIAGTVGYMAVRRGHGVKKGRRQAVVALGLLSLAVALLTPVDRLAKLLPGARNASLAFYQEGRGATVAVVTQGQGARSFQRLYIQGVSNTGDAMPSLRYMRIQALLPLLIHTGEPRSALVIGFGTGITAGALLRYPGLEHRVVAELLPSVIQAAPLFKGNFNAAADPGVDVRLRDGRQELLRNPQAYDLITLEPPPPSAAGVVNLYSRDFYQLAARRLEKNGLLAQWLPLPTQNIEDSQSLVRSFLDVFPYATLWTSEFHEMLLVGSMAPITLDATRIRQRFEQPTVSSALGDVGIDSAATLLATWVTDRQGLERFAGSALPVTDDQPRIEYAPWVRSKEIARVLPALLDLRVPAPLLNADPAFARTLASEQQRLMQFYRASLHAYDGDRAAWGRDIQAVLQQDSANPYYRWFIGQ, encoded by the coding sequence ATGTCGTCACGCACCGCCGGCAAACCCGCTGCACTGGCTCACACGTCCACCACCCTGATCCCCGCCCTGCTGCTGTTCATCTCCGGCATGGCCGCGCTGGTGTACCAGGTGTTGTGGATCAAGCAACTGTCGCTGGTCGTGGGGGTGGAGGTGTACGCCATCACCACCGGCATCAGCGGATTTTTTGCCGGGCTGGCGCTGGGTGGCTTGCTGTTCGGACGCTGGGCGGATCGCCTGTCGCGACCGCTGCTGCTGTATGCAATCCTCGAAATTCTTGTCGCCGTGCTCGGCGTGGGCGCCACTGTCGCCCTGAGCATGGCGGCCAGCCCGTTTGCCTGGCTGGAGCAACACATCGGCCTGCTGGCCTGGGTGCTGCCGTTTGTACTGGTGGGCATTCCGGCGCTGCTGATGGGCGGCACCTTGCCGGTGCTGGTGCGCTCGCTGGACATCGACCCCAAGGCCCTGGGCCAGGCCGGCGGCCGCCTGTACGCGGCCAACACGGCGGGAGCGATTGCCGGCACCCTGCTCACCGCCTTCGTGCTGATCGCCACGTTTGGCGTGCGCGGCAGTGCCCTGGTGGCCGCGATGCTCAACCTGCTGGCCGCCGTCGGCGCGCTGCTGTATGTGCGACAGCACACGCCCGCGCCGTTAACCCACACCCATGACACCCAGCCAGCGCGCCTGGCTCTGGTCCTCTACGCGATCGCCGGCGGCGTGGCCCTGGGTTATGAGGTGGTGTGGTCGCAATCCATCGTGCAATTCATGAGTACCCGCACCTATGCGTTTGCGGTGGTGCTCGCCACCTACCTGGCCGGGCTGTTCATCGGCAGCCAACTGATGGCGCGCCGGGTGGAACGCATTCGTGATCCCTGGGGCGTGTTCGGCCTGCTGATCGCCGGTGCCGGGCTGGTGGCGCTGCTGGAAATCGCCCTGCTGGGCCGCTGGCTGGTGCTCCTGCAAACCCAGGCCGAAGCCCTGGTGCTGAGCCTGGGCGGCGCCGAACTGCCCGGCATGAGCGCGCGCTTTGCAGTGGCGGCGCTGTGCATCGTGTTTGTACCGACGCTGTTGCTCGGCGCGGCGTTTCCCCTGGCCCTGCGCTTGAGTGTGGGCAGCCAACACGTTGGGCGGGATGTGGGTGCCGTGGTGGCGTTCAATACGCTGGGCGGGATTGTCGGGGTGATGCTTTGTGGTTTTGTGCTGATTCCCTGGCTGGGGCTGGTGCGTACCCTCGGTTTGCTGGCGGTGATTGCCGGTACCGTCGGTTACATGGCCGTACGCCGTGGTCACGGGGTGAAGAAAGGCCGGCGCCAGGCGGTGGTCGCACTCGGCTTGTTGTCACTGGCCGTGGCGCTGCTGACCCCGGTGGACCGCCTGGCCAAGCTGCTGCCCGGGGCGCGCAATGCTAGCCTGGCGTTTTACCAGGAAGGTCGTGGCGCCACCGTCGCCGTGGTCACCCAGGGCCAGGGCGCGCGGAGCTTTCAGCGCCTGTACATCCAGGGTGTGTCCAACACCGGCGACGCCATGCCGTCCCTGCGCTATATGCGGATCCAGGCGCTGCTGCCACTGCTGATTCACACCGGCGAACCGCGTTCGGCACTGGTGATCGGCTTCGGCACCGGAATTACCGCCGGGGCCTTGTTGCGCTATCCCGGGCTGGAACACCGGGTGGTGGCCGAGTTGCTGCCATCGGTGATCCAGGCGGCGCCGCTGTTCAAGGGCAATTTCAACGCCGCCGCTGACCCGGGCGTGGACGTGCGCCTGCGGGATGGTCGCCAGGAACTGCTGCGCAACCCGCAGGCCTACGACCTGATCACCCTCGAACCACCGCCGCCGTCGGCAGCCGGCGTGGTCAACCTGTATTCCCGCGATTTCTACCAACTGGCCGCCCGGCGCCTGGAAAAAAACGGCCTGCTGGCCCAGTGGCTGCCATTGCCGACGCAAAACATCGAGGACTCGCAGTCGCTGGTGCGCAGTTTCCTCGACGTGTTCCCGTACGCGACGCTGTGGACCAGTGAGTTCCACGAAATGCTGCTGGTGGGCTCCATGGCGCCCATCACGCTGGATGCCACACGGATTCGCCAGCGCTTTGAGCAACCCACCGTCAGCAGCGCCTTGGGCGATGTGGGCATCGATTCGGCCGCCACCCTGCTCGCCACCTGGGTCACCGACCGCCAGGGCCTGGAGCGTTTTGCCGGGAGTGCGTTACCGGTCACCGACGACCAGCCGCGCATCGAATACGCCCCCTGGGTACGCAGCAAGGAAATCGCCCGGGTGCTGCCGGCGTTGCTGGACTTGCGTGTACCGGCGCCACTGTTGAATGCAGACCCGGCGTTCGCACGCACGCTGGCCAGCGAGCAACAGCGCCTGATGCAGTTCTATCGCGCCAGCCTGCATGCCTACGACGGCGACCGTGCCGCCTGGGGCCGGGATATCCAGGCGGTGTTACAACAAGACAGCGCCAACCCGTACTACCGCTGGTTTATAGGCCAATAG
- a CDS encoding DUF3313 domain-containing protein encodes MKLGLMIGTVCIASIGAVGCSSKVTQPDEYSGFLSDYSHLKEAKSPSGAEVMRWVDPDLNLSRYTAVYIEPTQYYPKPQATTKIPDSTLQGINTYYNQALKRELEKSLPLANGPGPGVIVVRAAITAVSSKTESLKPYEYIPVALVAAAVSTGTGIRDQETTLGTEAQFLDGDSGKVVAQVVRKGTGKPLSNDSQVMKADDVKSVIDGWASDLHQSYLKLKKG; translated from the coding sequence ATGAAGCTAGGACTAATGATCGGCACGGTGTGCATTGCCTCGATCGGGGCGGTGGGGTGTTCCAGCAAGGTGACGCAGCCGGATGAATACTCCGGGTTTCTCTCCGACTACAGCCACCTGAAGGAGGCCAAGTCACCGTCAGGCGCTGAGGTAATGCGTTGGGTAGATCCCGACCTGAACCTGAGCCGGTATACCGCGGTGTACATCGAGCCCACCCAGTACTACCCCAAGCCGCAAGCCACCACCAAGATTCCGGACAGCACCTTGCAGGGCATCAACACCTACTACAACCAGGCGCTCAAGCGTGAGCTGGAAAAGTCCCTGCCACTGGCCAACGGGCCTGGCCCGGGTGTGATTGTGGTGCGGGCGGCGATCACGGCCGTCAGCAGCAAGACCGAAAGCCTCAAGCCGTATGAGTACATTCCCGTGGCCCTGGTGGCCGCAGCGGTGAGCACCGGCACCGGCATTCGTGACCAGGAAACCACCCTGGGCACCGAAGCCCAGTTCCTCGATGGCGACAGCGGCAAAGTAGTCGCCCAGGTCGTGCGCAAAGGCACCGGCAAGCCGTTGTCGAACGACTCCCAGGTGATGAAGGCCGATGACGTGAAGAGCGTCATCGACGGCTGGGCTTCGGACCTGCATCAGTCGTACCTGAAGCTTAAAAAGGGTTAA
- a CDS encoding tetratricopeptide repeat protein: MPKPDHKAVPHRDSSSRYLYPVVIALLLSAMAGIWFFLQASTPTLPVSPPAPVAKPVAVVPAAAMVDEQQCQGCHQAQVKDWQGSHHQLAMQAATPETVPADFNDVSFSSEGETTRFSRRGDEFWVNTPGADGKAADFKVAYTFGIAPLQQYLIEVGDGRLQALGVAWDTQKNRWFHLYPGQGVNFKNPLHWSKPSQNANFMCVECHTTGYKRNFDAAKNSFDSQWNSLGVGCQACHGPASNHVAWAAKKGDLLHAGFAVDLKDKDATVEIETCARCHARRAPLGDGYTVGKRLMDDYLPSVLTRELYALDGKIKDEVFEHGSFAQSKMADKGVRCSDCHNPHNAELKAPGNGVCLRCHNTAGKTAVATVDGRGLQAKNYDSPEHTRHAAGEPGSFCVDCHMPGKFYMGNDFRHDHSFSIPRPGDKVSEQFKLWSASEPEHAPRYAESMVLIRGGQPGAAQALYDQLARNNLPAIQRATLLAELPNYPSEQALKLATRDLGNPAPQVRESAVRAISAFLPPPERVALYGPLLRDPVLAVRIIAARDLLSAAGQGLGPAWDKAIVEYENVQLSLLERAEANLNLAMLYQASGRGDKVEAQLRTALLRDPDFFPALVTLAQWLEANGRAQEARTLIADNLKQHPQAPLLQHTQGLMLIRAGDTANAMPHLREAARLEPANPQYTYVLAVALHDSGQADQACEQLEKLLALQPYNRNARLSLIQYYLENGKEPKAQVVMQSWKKLNPGDPALK, from the coding sequence ATGCCCAAGCCTGACCATAAAGCCGTACCTCACCGTGATTCATCCAGCCGTTACCTGTACCCCGTCGTGATCGCCCTGTTGCTGTCGGCCATGGCCGGGATCTGGTTTTTCCTCCAGGCCAGTACGCCCACGCTGCCGGTGTCGCCCCCTGCGCCCGTGGCCAAGCCGGTGGCCGTTGTGCCGGCGGCGGCAATGGTCGATGAGCAGCAATGCCAGGGCTGCCACCAGGCTCAGGTCAAGGACTGGCAAGGCTCGCACCACCAGTTGGCAATGCAGGCGGCCACGCCCGAGACGGTGCCAGCCGACTTCAACGATGTGTCGTTCAGCAGCGAAGGCGAGACCACCCGGTTCTCGCGCCGGGGCGATGAATTCTGGGTCAACACGCCCGGTGCCGACGGCAAGGCTGCGGACTTCAAGGTGGCCTATACCTTCGGCATCGCACCGTTGCAGCAGTACCTGATCGAGGTTGGTGACGGGCGCCTGCAAGCCCTGGGCGTGGCCTGGGATACGCAGAAAAACCGCTGGTTCCACCTCTACCCCGGCCAGGGCGTGAACTTCAAGAACCCGCTGCACTGGAGCAAACCCAGCCAGAACGCCAACTTCATGTGCGTGGAATGCCACACCACCGGCTACAAACGCAATTTCGATGCCGCCAAAAACAGCTTCGACAGCCAGTGGAACAGCCTGGGCGTCGGCTGCCAGGCGTGCCATGGCCCGGCGTCGAACCATGTGGCATGGGCGGCGAAAAAAGGTGACCTGCTGCACGCAGGCTTTGCCGTGGACCTGAAAGACAAGGACGCCACCGTCGAGATCGAAACCTGCGCCCGCTGCCACGCGCGCCGCGCTCCGCTGGGGGACGGCTATACCGTCGGCAAGCGCCTGATGGACGACTACCTGCCCAGCGTCCTGACCCGCGAGCTGTATGCGCTGGACGGCAAGATCAAGGATGAAGTGTTCGAACACGGCTCCTTTGCCCAAAGCAAAATGGCGGACAAGGGTGTGCGCTGCAGCGACTGCCACAACCCCCACAACGCCGAGCTGAAGGCGCCAGGCAATGGCGTGTGCCTGCGATGCCACAACACCGCAGGCAAAACTGCCGTGGCCACGGTGGACGGTCGCGGGTTGCAGGCCAAGAATTACGACTCCCCGGAACACACCCGCCACGCGGCCGGCGAACCGGGTTCGTTCTGTGTCGATTGTCATATGCCCGGCAAGTTCTACATGGGCAATGACTTCCGGCATGACCATAGCTTCAGCATTCCGCGGCCCGGGGACAAGGTCAGCGAGCAGTTCAAGCTCTGGAGTGCCAGCGAGCCCGAGCATGCGCCGCGTTACGCCGAGAGCATGGTGTTGATCCGTGGCGGTCAGCCGGGGGCGGCGCAGGCCTTGTATGACCAACTGGCCCGCAACAACCTGCCGGCGATCCAGCGCGCGACATTACTCGCCGAACTGCCCAACTACCCGAGTGAACAGGCGCTGAAACTGGCGACCCGGGACCTCGGCAACCCGGCGCCGCAAGTGCGCGAGAGCGCGGTGCGGGCGATCAGCGCGTTTCTGCCGCCGCCTGAGCGGGTCGCTTTGTATGGGCCTTTGCTTCGGGACCCGGTGCTGGCGGTTCGGATCATCGCCGCCCGGGACCTGTTGAGCGCCGCCGGGCAAGGCCTTGGGCCGGCCTGGGACAAGGCGATCGTGGAATACGAAAACGTGCAGTTGAGCTTGCTGGAGCGGGCCGAAGCCAACCTCAACCTGGCGATGCTGTATCAGGCCAGCGGTCGGGGCGACAAAGTGGAAGCGCAGTTGCGTACCGCGCTGCTGCGCGACCCGGATTTCTTCCCGGCGCTGGTGACCCTGGCGCAGTGGCTGGAGGCCAATGGTCGCGCCCAGGAGGCGCGCACGCTGATCGCGGACAACCTCAAGCAGCACCCGCAGGCGCCACTGTTGCAGCACACTCAGGGGCTGATGCTGATTCGCGCCGGGGACACGGCCAACGCCATGCCGCATCTGCGCGAGGCTGCGCGCCTTGAGCCGGCGAACCCGCAATACACCTACGTGCTGGCGGTGGCGCTGCATGACAGCGGGCAGGCGGACCAGGCCTGTGAGCAGCTGGAAAAACTGCTCGCGTTGCAGCCGTATAACCGCAATGCGCGGCTGTCGCTGATCCAGTATTACCTGGAGAACGGAAAAGAGCCCAAGGCGCAGGTGGTGATGCAGTCGTGGAAGAAGCTTAACCCTGGAGACCCGGCATTGAAGTAA
- a CDS encoding serine hydrolase domain-containing protein, translating to MFRTLRSIPLLGCLLGSIGCHGQPPAPPPIPKGDYSAIIRYLQKRIPVEMARQGTAGLSIALVNGQELIWAQGFGVADKTLGKPVTPNTAFRGGALSKLLTATAALQLVEQQRLDLNAPIQDTLREFYVRSRFHSDQAAADRDITLRRLLSHQSGLPSEHLRDVRNTFAMGQMPMRISGVWLSTPPGTQVAYSNLGYALAGAAIERSSGQDFETRLQNSLLKPLEMNQSSFVGTGAQPGFRARGYEDGIASADAQVRDLAAGGLWTSPKDLSHYVRMLFARGLYKDKQVLGSPSIDEMFTRQNTGNALDFDCQMGLGWFLAPCGDEPVAPGIRTYQHSGGGDDFAAQLTMLPDQQLAVIVMANDSNAEELVVSLTTDTLRLMLQAQTGNPVCADTCQEPTHGLKIRQVPAAIDRTRLAGFYATAWGVFRIKDENGKLYGELADTRFELLRDGQGWLRAQQKFLGFWLKDLGELGRVQLDVVTVQGRQMLTARSHGQRVPVGERIEPTPLSNAWADTIGTYQVLNTHEPDAPLSGISVRLENGFLVIRGQLHDEPLTDYILLPVDNAHAVLAGNGYGLGDTVSRQVNGLSASGYHFKRTDSPHNPLSL from the coding sequence ATGTTTCGCACTTTGCGCAGTATCCCGCTGCTGGGTTGCCTGCTGGGCAGCATCGGCTGCCATGGCCAGCCACCGGCCCCGCCGCCCATCCCCAAAGGCGACTACAGCGCAATCATCCGCTACCTGCAAAAACGCATCCCCGTTGAAATGGCCAGGCAAGGCACCGCCGGCCTGTCCATCGCGCTGGTCAACGGCCAGGAACTGATCTGGGCCCAAGGGTTTGGCGTTGCCGACAAAACCCTGGGCAAACCGGTCACCCCCAACACCGCCTTCCGCGGCGGTGCCCTCTCCAAACTGCTCACCGCCACCGCTGCCCTGCAACTGGTGGAGCAACAGCGGCTGGACCTCAACGCCCCGATCCAGGACACCCTGCGGGAATTCTACGTACGCTCGCGCTTTCACTCCGACCAGGCCGCCGCCGACCGCGACATCACCCTGCGCCGCCTGCTCAGCCACCAGTCCGGGCTGCCCAGTGAACACCTGCGGGACGTGCGCAACACCTTCGCCATGGGCCAGATGCCGATGCGCATTTCCGGGGTGTGGCTGAGCACGCCACCGGGCACCCAGGTGGCCTACTCCAACCTCGGCTACGCCCTGGCCGGTGCCGCTATCGAGCGCAGCAGCGGGCAAGACTTCGAAACCCGGTTGCAAAACAGCCTGCTCAAGCCGCTGGAGATGAACCAGTCGAGCTTCGTCGGTACCGGCGCGCAACCGGGTTTCCGCGCCCGGGGTTATGAAGACGGGATTGCCAGCGCCGACGCCCAGGTACGCGACCTCGCCGCCGGTGGGTTGTGGACCAGCCCCAAAGACCTCAGCCACTACGTGCGGATGCTTTTTGCCCGGGGCCTCTACAAAGACAAACAGGTGCTGGGCAGCCCGTCGATTGATGAAATGTTCACCCGACAAAACACCGGCAACGCCCTGGATTTCGACTGCCAGATGGGCCTGGGATGGTTTCTCGCGCCCTGCGGTGACGAGCCGGTGGCCCCAGGCATCCGCACCTATCAGCACAGCGGTGGCGGCGACGATTTCGCCGCGCAACTGACAATGCTGCCGGACCAGCAACTGGCCGTGATCGTGATGGCCAACGACAGCAACGCCGAAGAGCTGGTGGTGTCCCTGACCACCGACACCCTGCGCCTGATGCTTCAGGCCCAGACCGGCAACCCGGTGTGTGCCGACACCTGCCAGGAACCCACCCACGGGCTGAAAATTCGCCAGGTGCCCGCAGCCATCGACCGCACGCGCCTGGCCGGTTTCTATGCCACGGCCTGGGGCGTGTTCCGCATCAAGGATGAAAACGGCAAGTTGTATGGCGAGTTGGCCGACACCCGTTTCGAACTGCTGCGCGACGGCCAGGGCTGGCTGCGGGCACAGCAGAAGTTCCTGGGTTTCTGGCTCAAGGACCTCGGCGAGTTGGGCCGCGTACAGCTGGATGTGGTGACGGTGCAAGGCCGCCAGATGCTCACCGCCCGCAGCCACGGCCAGCGGGTGCCGGTGGGCGAACGTATCGAACCGACGCCACTGAGCAACGCCTGGGCCGACACCATCGGCACCTATCAGGTGCTCAACACCCATGAGCCCGACGCGCCCTTGAGCGGCATCAGCGTGCGCCTGGAAAACGGCTTCCTGGTGATCCGCGGCCAACTGCATGACGAGCCACTCACCGACTACATCCTGCTGCCCGTGGACAACGCCCACGCGGTGCTGGCCGGCAACGGCTATGGCCTGGGCGACACCGTGAGCCGCCAGGTCAACGGCCTGAGCGCCTCCGGCTACCACTTCAAACGTACCGATTCTCCCCACAACCCCTTGAGCCTCTGA